The following coding sequences are from one Rathayibacter sp. VKM Ac-2760 window:
- a CDS encoding FMN reductase codes for MDTRRITVLSAGLSTPSSTRLLADRLADATEASLTEQGFAVERSVVELRDLAHDVTNNLLTGFASPALQTALDAVAGADGLIAVTPIFTTSYSGLFKSFVDVLDTEALRGLPVLLAATGGSPRHSLAVDYAMRPLFSYLHAAPLSTTVFAATEDWGGATEDGRALPSRIERAGRELATEAARTSRAPADPWALDGSFEGMLGRRS; via the coding sequence ATGGACACCCGCAGGATCACCGTCCTCTCGGCCGGCCTCAGCACGCCGTCCTCCACCCGCCTGCTCGCCGACCGCCTGGCCGACGCGACGGAGGCCTCGCTCACCGAGCAGGGCTTCGCCGTCGAGCGCAGCGTCGTCGAGCTGCGCGACCTCGCGCACGACGTGACGAACAACCTCCTCACCGGCTTCGCCAGCCCCGCGCTGCAGACCGCGCTCGACGCGGTGGCCGGAGCCGATGGGCTGATCGCCGTCACGCCGATCTTCACCACCAGCTACAGCGGGCTCTTCAAGTCGTTCGTCGACGTGCTCGACACCGAGGCGCTGCGCGGGCTGCCCGTGCTGCTCGCGGCGACCGGCGGCTCGCCCCGGCACTCGCTCGCGGTCGACTACGCGATGCGCCCGCTCTTCAGCTACCTGCACGCGGCTCCGCTGTCGACGACGGTGTTCGCCGCGACGGAGGACTGGGGCGGGGCCACCGAGGACGGCCGCGCGCTGCCCTCGCGCATCGAGCGGGCGGGCCGCGAGCTCGCGACCGAGGCGGCGCGCACCTCCCGCGCTCCCGCCGACCCGTGGGCGCTGGACGGCTCGTTCGAGGGGATGCTCGGCCGCCGCAGCTGA
- a CDS encoding helix-turn-helix domain-containing protein, translating to MFSGVNDLRQLVVSMREDAGLSQAELAQRAGLSRKWVNEFERGNPNARIGAVLDVLRALGYGLEERALDAHRT from the coding sequence GTGTTCAGCGGAGTGAACGATCTGAGGCAGCTGGTGGTCTCGATGCGCGAGGACGCGGGCCTCAGCCAGGCCGAGCTCGCCCAGCGCGCGGGACTCTCCCGGAAGTGGGTGAACGAGTTCGAGCGCGGCAACCCCAATGCCCGTATCGGTGCGGTGCTCGACGTGCTCCGAGCGCTGGGGTACGGGCTCGAAGAAAGGGCGCTCGATGCCCACCGCACGTGA
- a CDS encoding carbohydrate ABC transporter permease — protein sequence MNRVSRSTTALRLVLAILVSVVILFPLYWMLVVAFSSRAELLGGTLRLWPREFTLANFERVFDSFPVATWFGNSLAISLTTALITVAINLLGGYAFAQLRFRGSGVLFLLALSTLTLPVQVIMVSLFRLVTDLGLYGSYWAVILPTAASAFGLFLARQFILAIPRDLIEAARIDGAGHFRVFTRIVLPLSKPLIAVLFFMSLLGSWNDFAWPLIALKENVLFTLPIGLLYLQGQFGSDYGGTMAFALVNVLPMVVLFLIFQRYFVQGFARSGLR from the coding sequence ATGAACCGCGTCTCCCGCTCGACCACCGCGCTCCGGCTCGTCCTCGCGATCCTCGTCTCGGTCGTCATCCTCTTCCCGCTCTACTGGATGCTCGTCGTCGCGTTCTCCTCGCGCGCCGAGCTGCTCGGCGGCACGCTGCGCCTGTGGCCGCGCGAGTTCACACTGGCCAACTTCGAGCGCGTCTTCGACTCGTTCCCGGTCGCGACCTGGTTCGGCAACTCGCTCGCGATCAGCCTCACCACCGCGCTGATCACCGTGGCGATCAACCTGCTCGGCGGCTACGCCTTCGCGCAGCTGCGCTTCCGCGGCTCCGGCGTGCTCTTCCTCCTGGCGCTGTCGACGCTGACGCTCCCCGTGCAGGTGATCATGGTGTCGCTCTTCCGGCTCGTCACCGACCTCGGCCTCTACGGCAGCTACTGGGCGGTGATCCTGCCGACGGCGGCCTCGGCGTTCGGGCTCTTCCTGGCGCGGCAGTTCATCCTCGCCATCCCGCGCGACCTGATCGAGGCGGCCCGGATCGACGGGGCCGGCCACTTCCGCGTCTTCACCCGGATCGTGCTGCCGCTCTCGAAGCCGCTGATCGCCGTCCTCTTCTTCATGTCGCTCCTCGGCTCCTGGAACGACTTCGCCTGGCCGCTGATCGCCCTCAAGGAGAACGTCCTCTTCACCCTCCCCATCGGACTGCTCTACCTCCAGGGCCAGTTCGGCAGCGACTACGGCGGAACGATGGCCTTCGCACTGGTGAACGTGCTGCCGATGGTCGTGCTGTTCCTGATCTTCCAGCGCTACTTCGTGCAGGGGTTCGCGCGCAGCGGACTCCGCTGA
- a CDS encoding alpha-E domain-containing protein: MLSRIAESLFWIGRYIERSDGTARILDVHLQLLLEDPWIDEDTACRSLLSVMGSTAPDDMKEVTRADVLTILAIDRTNPASIAYSLGAARENARRAREIVSTELWECLNTTRTRMPRRVTGERVSEFFGWVRERSALAVGIIESATSRDEAWQFFTLGRSIERADMTARLLATRSLTEASGPSWTTILRSCGAYEAYLRTYRGVPSARNAAEFLLLDRLFPRSILFSVSRAEMCMRDIEPRTGRVGHSGDAQRVLGQIRSELEYRPIAEILEDLPRHMDSVQEATSSASEAIRQRYFPTNVMPSWIGEAL; the protein is encoded by the coding sequence ATGCTCTCCCGGATCGCCGAGTCGCTGTTCTGGATCGGCCGCTACATCGAGCGGTCCGACGGCACCGCCCGCATCCTCGACGTGCACCTGCAGCTCCTGCTCGAGGACCCGTGGATCGACGAGGACACCGCCTGCCGCTCGCTGCTGTCGGTGATGGGCTCCACCGCGCCCGACGACATGAAGGAGGTCACCCGCGCCGACGTGCTGACCATCCTCGCGATCGACCGCACGAACCCCGCCTCCATCGCCTACTCGCTCGGAGCCGCCCGCGAGAACGCGCGGCGCGCCCGCGAGATCGTCTCCACCGAGCTGTGGGAGTGCCTCAACACCACCCGCACGCGGATGCCGCGCCGGGTGACGGGGGAGCGCGTCTCGGAGTTCTTCGGCTGGGTGCGCGAGCGCTCGGCGCTCGCCGTGGGCATCATCGAGTCGGCCACCTCACGCGACGAGGCCTGGCAGTTCTTCACGCTCGGCCGCTCGATCGAGCGCGCCGACATGACCGCCCGGCTGCTCGCCACCCGGTCGCTCACCGAGGCGAGCGGACCGTCCTGGACGACGATCCTGCGCTCCTGCGGGGCGTACGAGGCGTACCTGCGCACCTACCGCGGGGTGCCGAGTGCGCGGAACGCGGCGGAGTTCCTCCTCCTGGACCGCCTCTTCCCGCGGTCGATCCTCTTCTCGGTGTCGCGCGCGGAGATGTGCATGCGCGACATCGAGCCCCGCACCGGCCGCGTCGGCCACTCCGGCGATGCGCAGCGGGTGCTCGGCCAGATCCGCAGCGAGCTCGAGTACCGGCCGATCGCCGAGATCCTCGAGGACCTGCCGCGGCACATGGACAGCGTGCAGGAGGCGACCTCGTCGGCCTCCGAGGCGATCCGCCAGCGCTACTTCCCCACCAACGTCATGCCGAGCTGGATCGGGGAGGCGCTGTGA
- a CDS encoding LLM class flavin-dependent oxidoreductase has translation MQFGIFTVSDITTDPTTGRTPSESEKIAATLAIAEKAEEIGLDVFALGEHHNPPFWSSSPTTTLAYIAAKTERIQLSTAMALITTNDPVKLAEDYAMLQHLAGGRVDLMLGRGNTGPVYPWFGKDIRRGIELTIENYDLLHRLWTEEFVDWEGQFRTPLQGFQSTPRPLDGVAPFVWHGSIRSPQIAEQAAYYGDGFFANHIFWPASHTAKMVQLYRQRFEHYGHGSADQAIVGLGGQIFLAKNSQDAVAQFRPYFDNAPVYGHGPSLEDFTEQTPLTVGSPQEIIDRTLGFREYVGDYQRQLFLMDHAGLPLKTVLEQMDLLGEILPALRAGFAEGRPAHVPDAPTHSSLVAARAEQPAVAPVAVSA, from the coding sequence ATGCAGTTCGGCATCTTCACGGTGAGCGACATCACCACCGACCCCACGACCGGCCGCACGCCCAGCGAGTCCGAGAAGATCGCGGCGACCCTCGCGATCGCGGAGAAGGCCGAGGAGATCGGCCTCGACGTGTTCGCCCTCGGCGAGCACCACAACCCGCCGTTCTGGTCGTCCTCCCCCACCACGACCCTCGCCTACATCGCGGCGAAGACCGAGCGGATCCAGCTCAGCACCGCCATGGCGCTGATCACCACGAACGACCCGGTGAAGCTCGCCGAGGACTACGCGATGCTCCAGCACCTCGCCGGCGGCCGCGTCGACCTGATGCTCGGCCGCGGCAACACCGGCCCGGTCTACCCGTGGTTCGGCAAGGACATCCGCCGCGGCATCGAGCTGACCATCGAGAACTACGACCTGCTGCACCGGCTGTGGACCGAGGAGTTCGTCGACTGGGAGGGCCAGTTCCGCACCCCGCTCCAGGGCTTCCAGTCGACCCCGCGACCGCTCGACGGCGTCGCGCCGTTCGTCTGGCACGGCTCGATCCGCTCGCCGCAGATCGCCGAGCAGGCGGCGTACTACGGCGACGGCTTCTTCGCGAACCACATCTTCTGGCCCGCCTCGCACACCGCGAAGATGGTGCAGCTCTACCGCCAGCGCTTCGAGCACTACGGCCACGGCAGCGCCGACCAGGCGATCGTCGGGCTCGGCGGGCAGATCTTCCTGGCGAAGAACTCGCAGGACGCGGTCGCGCAGTTCCGCCCCTACTTCGACAACGCCCCGGTCTACGGCCACGGCCCCTCGCTCGAGGACTTCACCGAGCAGACCCCGCTCACCGTCGGCTCGCCGCAGGAGATCATCGACCGCACCCTCGGCTTCCGCGAGTACGTCGGCGACTACCAGCGCCAGCTGTTCCTGATGGACCACGCCGGTCTGCCGCTGAAGACCGTCCTCGAGCAGATGGACCTGCTCGGCGAGATCCTGCCGGCGCTGCGCGCGGGCTTCGCCGAGGGCCGCCCGGCGCACGTGCCGGACGCGCCCACCCACTCCTCGCTCGTCGCGGCCCGCGCCGAGCAGCCCGCCGTCGCACCCGTCGCTGTCAGCGCCTAG
- a CDS encoding sugar ABC transporter substrate-binding protein — protein sequence MGRNTTALDATALRSAFDRAVLDRRRFLSALGVAAAVPVLAGCGFAPARPAASADSGTLTFTTWGTDAELAGFQRAIDRFQEANPGSTVALNSVPYEQMFTNIDAQLQAGNPPDVFRVPYYTFGSYAGRDQLLDLTPHLEADVAERFTDPAWAAVQSNGSPFGVPHHTDTSLILYNTEALATAGITDFPASPEEAWTWDEFTEVGRKLRASLPAERYPFAYNWQGNGVTRWLSLLFQADGRFLTEDLSAPAIDSEAGRAAIDFSRSFFTDGLVPPSSSIQATTYASDLWYSQTTAMTFGGAFLIPDAESTLDFEWGATYSPRNVRGGGDFGGNALVATKATANPELAAAFLAFVTEEESMRDFCAGASLLPTRRDLTESGIEFEVRPELAEVFLGQAGTVQASDSAQVASPDMAAIIAVLKDQLEQAFVGGQSTEDTIANLTSGIATAVQ from the coding sequence ATGGGCCGGAACACGACTGCGCTGGACGCCACCGCTCTCCGGAGCGCCTTCGACCGGGCGGTGCTGGACCGCCGCCGCTTCCTCAGCGCGCTGGGCGTCGCGGCCGCCGTGCCGGTGCTCGCGGGCTGCGGCTTCGCGCCGGCCCGCCCCGCCGCGAGCGCGGACAGCGGCACGCTGACCTTCACCACCTGGGGCACGGACGCCGAGCTCGCCGGCTTCCAGCGAGCGATCGACCGCTTCCAGGAGGCGAACCCCGGCTCGACCGTGGCGCTGAACTCGGTGCCGTACGAGCAGATGTTCACCAACATCGACGCGCAGCTGCAGGCGGGCAACCCGCCGGACGTCTTCCGCGTGCCGTACTACACCTTCGGCAGCTACGCCGGTCGCGACCAGCTGCTCGACCTCACGCCGCACCTCGAGGCGGACGTGGCCGAGCGCTTCACCGACCCGGCCTGGGCCGCGGTGCAGAGCAACGGCAGCCCGTTCGGTGTGCCGCACCACACCGACACCTCGCTGATCCTCTACAACACCGAGGCGCTCGCGACCGCCGGCATCACCGACTTCCCCGCCTCGCCCGAGGAGGCGTGGACCTGGGACGAGTTCACCGAGGTCGGGCGGAAGCTGCGCGCCTCGCTCCCCGCCGAGCGCTACCCCTTCGCCTACAACTGGCAGGGCAACGGCGTCACCCGCTGGCTGAGCCTGCTCTTCCAGGCCGACGGCCGCTTCCTCACCGAGGACCTGTCCGCCCCGGCCATCGACTCCGAGGCCGGCCGCGCCGCGATCGACTTCAGCCGCAGCTTCTTCACCGACGGCCTCGTCCCGCCGAGCAGCTCGATCCAGGCGACGACCTACGCGAGCGACCTCTGGTACTCGCAGACGACCGCGATGACCTTCGGCGGCGCCTTCCTCATCCCCGACGCCGAGTCCACGCTCGACTTCGAGTGGGGTGCGACCTACTCGCCGCGGAACGTGCGCGGCGGCGGCGACTTCGGCGGCAACGCCCTCGTCGCGACCAAGGCGACCGCGAACCCGGAGCTGGCGGCGGCGTTCCTCGCCTTCGTGACGGAGGAGGAGTCGATGCGCGACTTCTGCGCCGGCGCCTCGCTGCTGCCCACCCGTCGCGACCTGACCGAGTCGGGCATCGAGTTCGAGGTGCGGCCCGAGCTCGCCGAGGTCTTCCTCGGCCAGGCCGGCACCGTGCAGGCGTCCGACTCGGCGCAGGTCGCCTCGCCGGACATGGCGGCGATCATCGCGGTGCTGAAGGACCAGCTGGAGCAGGCGTTCGTCGGCGGCCAGAGCACCGAGGACACGATCGCGAACCTCACCTCCGGCATCGCCACCGCCGTGCAGTGA
- a CDS encoding circularly permuted type 2 ATP-grasp protein, protein MGDLFDGYGSQKVERPRAGASPWDEMFADVAATSGPAGVRDSYRDIYSSLARMTQEELRGRTDALASSYLAQGVTFDFAGEERPFPLDAVPRVIESAEWSVVQNGVKQRVRALEAFLADVYGPQNAVKDGVIPAALLSSSSHFHRQAAGIEPANGVRIQVSGIDLIRDEVGDWRVLEDNVRVPSGVSYVISNRRVMAQTLPELFVSMRVRPVGDYPNRLLQALRASAPEGVDDPTVVVLTPGVYNSAYFEHTLLARLMGVELVEGRDLFCTGGKVFMRTTSGPTRVDVIYRRVDDEFLDPLQFRADSMLGSPGLMLAARLGNVTIANAVGNGVADDKLVYTYLPDLIRYYLSEDPVIKNVDTWRLEDPGALEEVLDRLDELVVKPVDGSGGKGLVVGPAASAKELAELRSRLQADPRGWIAQPVVQLSTIPTLVDDGMRPRHADLRPFAVNDGNDVWVLPGGLTRVALPEGQLVVNSSQGGGSKDTWVVGLEGQQLTEPDAHDISGLVEDQAAVTTSIPIVYPLNHTPDQSPQDAANHDQDQQQQQQSRAAGEDD, encoded by the coding sequence ATGGGTGACCTCTTCGACGGATACGGGTCCCAGAAGGTCGAGCGGCCCCGTGCGGGCGCCTCACCCTGGGACGAGATGTTCGCCGATGTCGCGGCGACGAGCGGCCCCGCCGGCGTCCGCGACTCCTACCGCGACATCTACTCCTCGCTCGCGCGGATGACGCAGGAGGAGCTGCGCGGTCGCACCGATGCGCTCGCCTCCTCCTATCTCGCGCAGGGCGTCACCTTCGACTTCGCGGGCGAGGAGCGGCCCTTCCCGCTCGACGCCGTGCCGCGCGTGATCGAGAGCGCCGAGTGGTCGGTCGTGCAGAACGGCGTCAAGCAGCGGGTCCGCGCGCTCGAGGCCTTCCTCGCCGACGTCTACGGTCCGCAGAACGCGGTCAAGGACGGCGTGATCCCCGCGGCCCTGCTCTCCAGCTCCAGCCACTTCCACCGCCAGGCCGCCGGCATCGAGCCGGCCAACGGCGTGCGGATCCAGGTCTCCGGCATCGATCTGATCCGCGACGAGGTCGGCGACTGGCGGGTCCTCGAGGACAACGTGCGGGTGCCCTCGGGCGTCTCCTACGTGATCTCGAACCGCCGGGTGATGGCGCAGACGCTGCCCGAGCTGTTCGTCTCGATGCGGGTGCGGCCGGTCGGCGACTACCCGAACCGCCTGCTTCAGGCCCTGCGCGCCTCCGCCCCCGAGGGCGTCGACGACCCCACCGTGGTCGTGCTCACCCCCGGCGTCTACAACTCGGCCTACTTCGAGCACACCCTGCTCGCCCGCCTGATGGGCGTCGAGCTGGTCGAGGGGCGCGACCTGTTCTGCACCGGCGGCAAGGTGTTCATGCGCACCACCTCCGGGCCGACCCGCGTCGACGTGATCTACCGCCGGGTCGACGACGAGTTCCTCGACCCGCTGCAGTTCCGCGCCGACTCGATGCTCGGCTCGCCCGGGCTGATGCTCGCCGCTCGCCTGGGCAACGTCACCATCGCGAACGCGGTCGGCAACGGCGTCGCCGACGACAAGCTCGTCTACACCTACCTGCCGGACCTCATCCGCTACTACCTCTCGGAGGACCCGGTGATCAAGAACGTCGACACCTGGCGCCTCGAGGATCCGGGTGCGCTCGAGGAGGTGCTCGACCGCCTCGACGAGCTCGTCGTGAAGCCGGTCGACGGCTCCGGCGGCAAGGGCCTCGTGGTCGGTCCGGCCGCCTCGGCGAAGGAGCTGGCCGAGCTGCGCTCGCGGCTCCAGGCCGACCCGCGCGGCTGGATCGCCCAGCCGGTCGTGCAGCTCTCCACCATCCCGACCCTCGTCGACGACGGGATGCGGCCCCGGCACGCGGACCTCCGGCCCTTCGCGGTCAACGACGGGAACGACGTCTGGGTGCTGCCCGGCGGTCTCACCCGGGTCGCGCTGCCCGAGGGCCAGCTCGTCGTCAACTCGTCGCAGGGCGGCGGGTCGAAGGACACCTGGGTCGTCGGCCTCGAGGGCCAGCAGCTCACCGAGCCGGACGCGCACGACATCTCGGGTCTCGTCGAGGACCAGGCGGCCGTGACCACTTCGATCCCGATCGTCTACCCGCTCAACCACACGCCCGACCAGTCTCCGCAGGACGCGGCGAACCACGACCAGGACCAGCAGCAGCAGCAGCAGTCGCGCGCCGCAGGGGAGGACGACTGA
- a CDS encoding serine/threonine-protein kinase codes for MSTIAANAAQQRVAGRYYLIERIGSGGMGSVYRARDETVQRDVAVKVFRAEASNPEDVARQEREVRMLSSFAHPGIVNLFDAGLHNFGGEVRRYVVMELVADPTLEARLEPGPMAADEVAAIGTQLAEALAYLHERGVVHRDVKPANILVSEVASSGYTRTAKLTDFGVAHFMDGSRLTSDGIVIGTASFVSPEQVAGEPISGASDVFSLGLVLLEALTGHREYSGTVLEAAIARLNRSPVVPPTLPAAWRTLLTSMTDRDPAKRPTADQVAHRLRAGMTAAAPAADAAAPDGRSARVRRSVIIGSSVVGVGAIAALSWMLGMLAGR; via the coding sequence GTGAGCACCATCGCCGCCAACGCCGCCCAGCAGCGCGTCGCCGGTCGCTACTACCTGATCGAGCGCATCGGCTCGGGCGGGATGGGCTCGGTCTACCGGGCGCGCGACGAGACCGTGCAGCGCGACGTGGCCGTGAAGGTCTTCCGCGCCGAGGCCTCGAACCCGGAGGACGTCGCCCGCCAGGAGCGCGAGGTGCGGATGCTCAGCTCGTTCGCGCACCCCGGCATCGTCAACCTCTTCGACGCGGGCCTGCACAACTTCGGCGGCGAGGTGCGCCGCTACGTCGTGATGGAGCTGGTCGCCGACCCGACCCTCGAGGCGCGGCTCGAGCCGGGCCCGATGGCAGCGGACGAGGTCGCCGCGATCGGCACTCAGCTCGCCGAGGCGCTCGCCTACCTGCACGAGCGCGGCGTGGTGCATCGCGACGTGAAGCCCGCGAACATCCTGGTCAGCGAAGTCGCCTCCAGCGGCTACACCCGCACGGCCAAGCTCACCGACTTCGGTGTCGCTCACTTCATGGACGGCTCGCGCCTCACCAGCGACGGCATCGTGATCGGCACCGCCAGCTTCGTCAGTCCGGAGCAGGTGGCCGGCGAGCCGATCAGCGGCGCCAGCGACGTCTTCTCCCTCGGCCTCGTGCTGCTGGAGGCCCTGACCGGCCACCGCGAGTACTCGGGCACCGTCCTCGAGGCGGCGATCGCGCGGCTGAACCGCTCCCCCGTCGTCCCGCCGACGCTGCCCGCGGCCTGGCGGACGCTGCTGACCTCGATGACCGACCGCGACCCGGCGAAGCGGCCGACCGCCGACCAGGTCGCGCACCGACTGCGCGCGGGGATGACCGCGGCGGCCCCCGCAGCGGATGCCGCCGCTCCCGACGGCCGCTCCGCGCGCGTCCGCCGCAGCGTGATCATCGGCTCCAGTGTCGTCGGCGTCGGCGCCATCGCCGCGCTCTCCTGGATGCTCGGGATGCTCGCCGGCCGCTGA
- a CDS encoding sugar ABC transporter permease, with protein sequence MTRTLPPPTAVTARPRRHSRAPARETVAAYGFLAPNLLMLALFVFVPLIGAFLLSFQRTNGFGDGVFIGLDNYGRLLSDPLFWRSTLNTALFTLIVTPLSMALGLGAAVLLNSVLPARPVFRSILILPMAVSGVATALMGVLIFDENSGVLDGLLQTIGLPRIAWQSGGAAAFASVILVTLWWRTGFNMLIYLAGLQGVNPALYEAARLDGANGWQQFRHVTVPLVGPSTFFLLILNVIYSFQVFDIVFVLTGGGPQNSTSVLVTYAYDTGFVTRDQGYAAAIGIVLLILTMIFTAVQWRTNRSRDLVE encoded by the coding sequence GTGACCCGCACCCTGCCCCCGCCGACGGCGGTGACGGCGCGCCCGCGCCGCCACTCCAGGGCGCCCGCCCGCGAGACCGTCGCGGCCTACGGGTTCCTCGCGCCGAACCTGCTGATGCTGGCACTGTTCGTCTTCGTGCCGCTGATCGGCGCGTTCCTGCTCAGCTTCCAGCGCACCAACGGCTTCGGCGACGGCGTCTTCATCGGGCTGGACAACTACGGCCGGCTGCTGAGCGACCCGCTGTTCTGGCGCTCGACCCTCAACACCGCGCTGTTCACGCTGATCGTCACGCCGCTGTCGATGGCGCTCGGGCTCGGCGCCGCGGTGCTGCTGAACTCGGTGCTGCCGGCCCGGCCGGTCTTCCGCTCGATCCTGATCCTGCCGATGGCCGTCTCGGGCGTCGCCACGGCGCTGATGGGCGTGCTGATCTTCGACGAGAACAGCGGAGTGCTCGACGGCCTGCTGCAGACCATCGGCCTGCCGCGGATCGCCTGGCAGTCGGGCGGTGCGGCGGCCTTCGCCTCCGTGATCCTCGTCACCCTGTGGTGGCGCACCGGCTTCAACATGCTGATCTACCTGGCCGGGCTGCAGGGCGTGAACCCCGCGCTCTACGAGGCGGCGCGGCTCGACGGCGCGAACGGCTGGCAGCAGTTCCGGCACGTGACGGTGCCGCTGGTCGGGCCGTCGACGTTCTTCCTGCTGATCCTCAACGTCATCTACTCGTTCCAGGTGTTCGACATCGTCTTCGTCCTCACCGGCGGCGGGCCGCAGAACTCCACCTCGGTGCTGGTGACCTACGCCTACGACACCGGCTTCGTCACCCGCGACCAGGGCTACGCGGCCGCGATCGGCATCGTCCTGCTGATCCTGACCATGATCTTCACCGCCGTGCAGTGGCGCACGAACCGCTCGAGGGACCTCGTCGAATGA
- a CDS encoding HipA domain-containing protein, giving the protein MPTARELVAYLDGRRAGTFLQESTGDTVFVYDDEYRRDSLSTPLSLSMSKAVERHSKRKVLPWLNGLLPDNEAARSAIARRFDVNPKNPFAILEHTGSDAPGAVQLLPPGEGSTDADGDRTATEALADEDVAEQLRLVIDEYRDGTADARLDQRFSLPGAQPKIALVRDRGGWARAVGATPTTHILKPVAPDGFRRVDVVEYVTSTAANTLGLATAEFWIQEIGPHRVFVSKRYDRELGADGVVRRLHQEDLGQALSTDPAKKYQRRDGGPGIGAVATLIRALALSDSQRVQIGWEFFRGVAFNSVAYCTDAHIKNYSMLLDGASSRLAPLYDLNTIAPYLDDRLRFGARGEAPQAAMSIDGEHRFDAMSEAGFAKEAKKLGVDGGRAVDEIRRLRRDLVGAFEEARDALVALDDETTSFAQEVVDGVARIPSLTRS; this is encoded by the coding sequence ATGCCCACCGCACGTGAGCTCGTCGCCTACCTCGACGGCAGAAGAGCCGGAACCTTTCTGCAGGAGAGCACGGGCGACACCGTCTTCGTCTACGACGACGAATACAGGCGCGACTCGCTGAGCACACCCCTCTCGTTATCGATGAGCAAGGCCGTGGAGCGCCACAGCAAGCGGAAGGTCCTGCCCTGGCTCAACGGACTCCTCCCCGACAACGAGGCAGCACGGAGCGCCATTGCTCGACGCTTCGATGTCAATCCGAAGAACCCCTTCGCCATCCTCGAACACACCGGATCAGACGCTCCTGGAGCCGTTCAGCTTCTTCCTCCTGGAGAAGGATCCACTGACGCGGACGGTGACCGAACCGCGACAGAGGCACTGGCCGACGAGGACGTCGCTGAACAGCTCCGCCTCGTCATCGACGAGTACCGAGACGGGACTGCGGACGCGCGCCTCGATCAGCGCTTCTCTCTTCCCGGAGCGCAACCCAAGATCGCGCTCGTTCGCGACCGAGGCGGGTGGGCACGGGCAGTGGGCGCGACGCCGACGACCCACATCCTCAAGCCCGTCGCGCCGGACGGATTCAGGCGCGTCGACGTCGTCGAATACGTGACGTCGACCGCGGCGAACACCCTGGGTCTCGCGACTGCCGAGTTCTGGATTCAGGAGATAGGGCCGCACCGAGTCTTCGTCTCGAAACGCTACGACCGAGAGCTCGGAGCAGACGGAGTCGTCCGGCGGTTGCATCAGGAAGACCTGGGACAGGCCCTGTCGACGGATCCGGCGAAGAAGTACCAGCGACGGGACGGAGGACCGGGGATCGGCGCCGTCGCGACCCTCATCCGCGCTCTCGCACTCAGCGACAGCCAGAGAGTGCAGATCGGATGGGAGTTCTTCCGTGGAGTCGCCTTCAACAGCGTCGCCTACTGCACCGACGCACACATCAAGAACTACTCGATGCTGCTCGACGGCGCCTCCTCTCGGCTCGCGCCCCTCTACGACCTGAACACCATCGCCCCCTATCTCGACGATCGGTTGCGATTCGGCGCCAGGGGTGAAGCGCCACAGGCAGCGATGTCGATCGACGGCGAACACCGCTTCGATGCGATGTCCGAAGCAGGCTTCGCGAAGGAAGCGAAGAAGCTCGGGGTGGACGGCGGTCGAGCCGTCGACGAGATCCGTCGGCTCCGCCGCGACCTGGTGGGAGCTTTCGAAGAGGCCCGAGACGCCCTCGTCGCTCTCGATGACGAGACGACGAGCTTCGCCCAGGAGGTCGTCGACGGGGTGGCCCGCATCCCCTCACTGACGCGCTCCTGA
- a CDS encoding helix-turn-helix transcriptional regulator, with protein sequence MPQRARLSAVDFRRCRMVARRSPRRSLQLAEVGANIRRWRAVNGMTASALAERAGVTRETLRRLEAGDGSARFDSVVAVLGALGIADSLVQATDPYRSETARARIDAILGAGGLV encoded by the coding sequence ATGCCACAGCGGGCCAGGCTGTCAGCTGTAGATTTCAGGAGGTGTCGCATGGTTGCACGACGGTCTCCTCGTCGCTCCCTCCAGCTGGCCGAGGTCGGAGCCAACATCCGGCGCTGGCGAGCGGTGAACGGGATGACCGCATCCGCCCTCGCCGAGCGGGCGGGCGTCACGCGCGAGACGCTGCGCCGTCTCGAGGCGGGGGACGGCTCGGCCCGCTTCGACTCCGTCGTCGCAGTCCTCGGGGCGCTCGGCATCGCCGACTCCCTGGTCCAGGCGACCGACCCCTACCGCAGCGAGACGGCGCGTGCTCGCATCGACGCGATCCTCGGCGCCGGCGGCTTAGTGTGA